A genomic segment from uncultured Alistipes sp. encodes:
- a CDS encoding family 43 glycosylhydrolase, with amino-acid sequence MSHRKHLATFTLLALGFGLFPACSQGNRSWSPSDNGTVKTYTNPVIGQDGPDPTVLRDADGTFWLYNTADLLSIWHSDDLVTWQRAGSAFTEQTRPAESRYGYGKAALWAPEIRIIRGKYVLFFSMWWGDVGTYDGHSVAYAVADAPSGPFAFRGQIINSDPDYPPFYGTYHSIDQFYLEDGGKPYLFWGSFRGIYAAELDIDEELNIAVKPETLVQVAGSAYEGSCVYRRGAYYYLFASVGDWTGGMSSTYRTVVGRSKNLFGPYVDRQGGRMLDNCHEVLISGDDRFAGTGHNSNIIEDDKGQTWMFYHAYDSTAPDKGRQTMLDRVYWDDEGWPVVYNGHPSKVFGVPTIE; translated from the coding sequence ATGTCCCATAGAAAGCATCTTGCGACTTTCACGCTTCTCGCGCTTGGCTTCGGCCTTTTCCCTGCCTGTTCGCAAGGCAACCGCAGCTGGTCGCCTTCGGATAATGGCACGGTAAAGACCTATACGAATCCCGTGATCGGCCAGGACGGTCCCGACCCTACGGTATTGCGCGATGCGGATGGCACGTTCTGGCTCTACAATACGGCCGACCTGCTCTCGATCTGGCATTCGGACGATCTGGTGACGTGGCAGCGCGCAGGCTCGGCGTTCACCGAGCAGACGCGTCCTGCGGAATCGCGTTACGGTTACGGCAAGGCTGCCCTCTGGGCCCCCGAAATCCGCATCATCCGGGGCAAATACGTCCTCTTCTTCTCGATGTGGTGGGGCGACGTGGGAACCTACGACGGACATTCCGTAGCATACGCTGTCGCAGATGCTCCGAGCGGCCCTTTCGCATTCCGCGGGCAGATCATAAACAGCGATCCGGACTATCCGCCGTTCTACGGTACGTATCACTCTATCGACCAGTTCTACCTCGAAGACGGGGGCAAGCCCTATCTCTTCTGGGGCAGTTTCCGCGGTATCTATGCAGCGGAACTCGACATCGATGAAGAACTGAACATCGCCGTGAAGCCCGAAACGCTCGTACAGGTAGCAGGTAGCGCCTACGAAGGTTCGTGCGTTTACAGGCGCGGAGCGTATTACTACCTCTTCGCCTCGGTGGGCGACTGGACCGGAGGCATGTCGAGCACCTACCGTACCGTCGTGGGACGCTCGAAGAATCTCTTCGGCCCTTATGTCGACCGGCAGGGCGGACGGATGCTCGACAACTGCCACGAAGTGCTTATCTCGGGCGACGACCGTTTCGCCGGAACGGGACACAACTCCAACATCATCGAGGATGACAAGGGACAGACTTGGATGTTCTACCATGCCTACGACTCCACGGCGCCCGACAAAGGACGGCAGACGATGCTCGACCGCGTGTATTGGGACGACGAAGGATGGCCGGTCGTTTATAACGGTCATCCCTCCAAAGTGTTCGGAGTACCAACGATTGAATAA
- a CDS encoding phosphodiester glycosidase family protein → MKKYLLLISTAILASCSQGNRDWEPDRSNSCQIIISGDPAIFECAVAVPYRITNEAASKMSAHGLCWNTSGSPTLDDNFAPGPNMPEDGGDIRQYISGADLDNGQTYYFRAYVTANGVTQYSQEVSAKFGSPALDPIELEWTRRSETTLPAGIEVYETTSQLDGHEFQAWYAIADCTNDIELRMQKPDGNAQRLADQFTDDCYVLLNGGYFDFNTSAHDGIFIADGISVGTISAQCGDWGGGPAKDYWYNVTRSIFGVDADGHPAFYWVGTAGTGQNHFYDRPMTSVRYEAQYPAPDENCPSAPVAWTPRYALSCGPMLLKDGRLMVGSDLDKDRYPVTDWEMWDWALASADYCRAQSAVGCTTDGRIVLFTCGLNSDYGPASGGATLKQVAAILKGLGCVDAMKLDGGGSSGMRLSDGTDSSVSTRAVVTTLGFFRRAEQ, encoded by the coding sequence ATGAAGAAATATCTATTGCTAATCAGCACAGCCATTCTGGCCTCCTGTTCGCAGGGCAACCGCGACTGGGAACCCGACCGAAGCAATTCGTGCCAGATCATTATTTCCGGCGATCCTGCCATCTTCGAATGTGCCGTTGCCGTGCCTTACAGGATCACGAACGAAGCCGCAAGCAAAATGAGCGCCCACGGTTTATGCTGGAACACCTCGGGGAGTCCGACGCTCGACGACAATTTCGCGCCCGGGCCCAATATGCCTGAAGACGGAGGTGACATCCGGCAATATATCTCCGGCGCCGATCTCGACAACGGTCAAACCTATTATTTTCGCGCTTATGTAACTGCAAACGGGGTGACGCAGTATTCGCAGGAGGTTTCGGCGAAGTTCGGCAGTCCGGCACTCGATCCCATCGAACTGGAATGGACACGCCGGTCGGAAACTACGCTGCCTGCCGGTATCGAGGTGTACGAAACAACCTCACAGCTCGACGGGCATGAGTTCCAGGCTTGGTATGCCATTGCCGACTGTACGAACGACATCGAATTGCGCATGCAGAAACCTGACGGCAATGCGCAGCGTCTCGCAGATCAATTCACCGATGACTGCTACGTCCTGCTCAACGGCGGGTATTTCGATTTCAACACGTCGGCTCACGACGGAATTTTCATTGCCGACGGAATCTCTGTCGGCACGATCTCCGCGCAATGCGGCGATTGGGGCGGCGGTCCTGCCAAAGATTACTGGTACAACGTAACGCGCAGCATCTTCGGGGTAGATGCCGACGGTCATCCTGCATTCTACTGGGTAGGAACTGCCGGAACGGGCCAGAACCATTTCTATGACCGTCCTATGACTTCTGTCCGCTACGAGGCGCAATATCCCGCACCCGACGAAAACTGCCCCTCGGCACCTGTGGCATGGACGCCCCGTTATGCCTTGAGCTGCGGCCCGATGCTGCTCAAGGACGGCCGGTTGATGGTCGGTTCCGATCTGGACAAGGATCGGTACCCCGTCACGGATTGGGAGATGTGGGACTGGGCGCTCGCATCGGCCGATTACTGCCGTGCGCAGAGCGCTGTAGGCTGCACAACCGACGGCCGAATCGTACTCTTCACCTGCGGACTGAACAGCGATTACGGACCTGCCAGCGGCGGTGCGACGCTCAAACAAGTCGCTGCGATTCTGAAAGGGCTGGGCTGCGTCGATGCCATGAAGCTCGACGGCGGCGGATCGTCCGGTATGCGCCTTTCGGATGGAACAGACTCTTCGGTTTCGACACGCGCTGTCGTCACAACGCTCGGTTTCTTTAGAAGAGCCGAACAATAA
- a CDS encoding two-component regulator propeller domain-containing protein — MKFRILVLLSVLLPFLVSAEEKQPAFRSLNADDGLTHNAVLAILQDRTGFMWFGTKDGLNRYDGTEIRIIAVEDAIPGNNYITTLCEDGDGRIWMGTDAGVCIYDPGTERAHRFLERSDDGSTISGSIPNIVMAPDSTIWICGGNQGFFRYDPAIRKLTHIVTDKTGKRTYTARNICFTPQGIACIALDDGNIYLSEDGLESVAPLFSGDATEAFRDIFINRLVSGTFNRIYVCSSRGLFEVNLAQRQFRKITLPHSNDYVRDIHVVGQNEIWVATESCLEILDGNMQESASFQADYNIPYALQSNALYCLCKDNEGGMWVGTYFTGVAYSRAGNSTSVRRYYASSDERGLGRYIREIVADEDGDLWIGTESRGLFRFHPSNGEIESIPGRELYEHGLYSNVHGLCCDGEYIWAGTYEQSRSLVRIHRGTLASKSYPSAGKEIYTICKTADGNLWLGTTSGLKRYDLATDRFIADTAVRSHIHHLKEDSAGNLWAATYSDGLYKYDALKDSWQHFVYNEQDTTSLAANKVLSVFEDSRMQLWITTEGGGLCRYVPDRNVFVRYKRFLPFDTCYRIEEDAQGMFWITSNKGLIRFDAANRSYFVFTTDDGLLNNQFNYSSLCKSSEGRIYAGSNDGFISFAPAELQPHDEASPIVLTDFMLYNQSVSVDSDSSPLKRSITQLDRLLLASDENSFSLRVTAINYQSPHEVRMRYRLEGFDTEWNRVLNNTITYSNLPYRTYRLVVEGLSGNGEPNGAVRTLEIRIRPPFYLSRFAQICYVLFVLAVIVLLYKIAARRALRERERAIEKIERQKEHELYVSKFDFFTNVAHEIRTPLSLIRGPLEDLAERTKDKLDPEAKEDIDTMVRNTDRLATLINQLLDFRKAERQGFKLHPVECDVREVIENICIRFVIMARQKHIALTFDLPAERQHAAVDREALTKIVSNLLSNALKYAQTYARLEMVIAGDQENFRITVTNDGTVVPEQMREQIFLPFMQYRDGKHLIAGTGIGLTLARTLATQHGGTLRMDDDLSVNRFVLTIPIEHITPDMQSEIPESPATADSAEEGELQQNGAAAKPSVLIVEDDPEMRTFIARHLSATYETVAADNGCQALEKLAKKSFDLILSDVMMPEMDGFELCRRIKSDLQFSHIPVLLLTAKTDMASKVEGLGTGADAYIEKPFSLEYLRASISTLLSNRELVRRHFLESPLVKSETLTYSKTDEDFMRKLDEYIMHRMEQADLSVDDIADEMCMSSSNLFRKLKGIIGKNPNEYLRIKRLKRAAELLQQDKYSITDISLLVGFRSPTYFSSCFKKQFGITPTEFLEGGGGATIR; from the coding sequence ATGAAATTCCGAATACTCGTCCTGCTGTCTGTATTGTTGCCGTTCTTGGTCTCAGCCGAAGAGAAACAGCCTGCTTTCCGGTCTCTGAATGCTGATGACGGACTGACGCACAATGCGGTTCTGGCGATTCTGCAGGATCGTACGGGATTCATGTGGTTCGGAACGAAGGATGGACTGAATCGTTACGACGGCACCGAAATACGTATCATAGCCGTGGAGGATGCCATTCCGGGTAACAATTACATCACGACATTGTGTGAAGACGGCGACGGGCGCATCTGGATGGGAACCGATGCCGGAGTTTGTATCTATGACCCCGGTACGGAACGTGCCCATCGCTTTCTGGAGCGGAGTGATGACGGCAGCACGATTTCAGGCAGCATTCCGAACATCGTTATGGCTCCCGACAGCACGATATGGATCTGCGGTGGAAATCAGGGTTTCTTTCGCTATGATCCTGCAATACGGAAACTGACACATATTGTAACGGATAAAACCGGGAAACGGACTTATACGGCCCGCAACATCTGTTTCACGCCACAGGGAATAGCCTGCATTGCCCTCGACGACGGAAACATCTACCTTTCGGAAGACGGGCTCGAAAGCGTGGCGCCGCTTTTCTCCGGAGATGCAACGGAAGCCTTTCGCGATATCTTCATCAACCGGCTCGTATCGGGCACTTTCAACCGGATTTATGTCTGCTCCTCACGGGGATTGTTCGAGGTAAATCTGGCACAAAGACAATTCAGAAAAATCACCCTGCCGCATAGCAACGATTACGTGCGCGATATACACGTCGTAGGGCAAAACGAAATTTGGGTCGCCACAGAATCCTGTCTTGAAATTCTCGATGGGAACATGCAGGAGTCGGCATCATTCCAAGCCGATTATAACATTCCCTATGCTTTGCAAAGCAATGCGCTCTACTGCCTGTGCAAAGACAATGAGGGCGGTATGTGGGTTGGGACCTATTTTACCGGGGTAGCCTACTCACGAGCCGGCAATTCCACCTCCGTACGGCGGTATTATGCGAGCTCCGACGAACGCGGGTTAGGCCGTTACATCCGTGAGATCGTTGCGGACGAAGACGGGGATCTGTGGATAGGGACCGAATCGAGAGGACTTTTCCGCTTCCATCCATCGAACGGAGAGATCGAGTCGATTCCCGGCAGGGAACTCTACGAGCATGGCCTTTACAGCAACGTGCATGGCCTGTGTTGCGACGGAGAGTACATCTGGGCGGGAACGTATGAACAGAGCCGGAGCCTGGTACGGATCCATCGCGGGACCCTTGCTTCGAAAAGTTATCCCAGCGCCGGCAAAGAGATCTACACGATTTGCAAAACCGCAGACGGGAATTTGTGGCTCGGCACGACTTCCGGACTGAAACGTTATGACCTTGCAACGGATCGTTTTATTGCCGATACGGCTGTTCGGAGTCATATCCATCATCTCAAAGAGGATTCGGCCGGGAACCTTTGGGCCGCGACCTATTCCGACGGGCTCTACAAATACGATGCACTGAAAGACAGTTGGCAACATTTCGTTTACAATGAACAGGATACGACCTCTTTGGCCGCTAATAAGGTCTTAAGTGTTTTCGAAGACAGCCGCATGCAACTTTGGATTACGACCGAAGGCGGAGGTCTTTGCCGCTATGTTCCCGACCGCAATGTATTCGTCCGTTACAAAAGGTTCCTGCCGTTCGATACCTGTTACCGCATCGAAGAGGATGCGCAGGGAATGTTTTGGATCACATCGAACAAGGGTTTGATACGTTTCGATGCTGCGAACCGCAGTTATTTTGTTTTCACCACCGACGACGGACTGTTAAACAATCAATTCAATTATTCGTCGCTCTGTAAGAGCTCAGAGGGCCGTATCTATGCCGGCAGCAACGACGGATTCATATCTTTCGCTCCTGCGGAACTGCAACCTCACGACGAGGCTTCTCCCATTGTGTTGACGGACTTTATGCTTTACAATCAGAGCGTCAGTGTAGACAGCGACTCCTCGCCGCTGAAAAGGAGTATTACGCAACTCGACCGTCTTCTTCTTGCTTCGGATGAGAACTCTTTTTCGCTGCGCGTAACAGCCATCAATTATCAGTCGCCTCACGAAGTACGCATGCGTTATCGGCTCGAAGGATTCGACACGGAATGGAATCGGGTACTCAACAATACGATCACCTATTCCAATCTGCCTTATCGTACCTACCGACTTGTCGTTGAAGGGCTTAGTGGCAACGGTGAACCCAACGGTGCGGTGCGCACGCTCGAAATCCGCATACGGCCGCCGTTTTATCTGTCGCGCTTTGCACAAATATGCTATGTCCTGTTCGTACTCGCCGTGATCGTGCTCCTGTACAAGATTGCAGCACGCCGCGCTTTGCGCGAACGCGAACGGGCGATCGAAAAAATCGAACGTCAGAAAGAGCATGAACTTTATGTCTCGAAGTTCGATTTTTTCACGAATGTGGCCCATGAAATACGCACGCCGCTGTCATTGATACGGGGTCCTTTGGAAGATCTTGCAGAACGGACGAAAGACAAACTCGACCCCGAGGCCAAGGAGGATATAGACACGATGGTCCGCAATACCGACCGCCTGGCGACACTCATCAATCAGCTGCTCGACTTCCGCAAGGCCGAGCGGCAGGGATTCAAGCTTCATCCCGTCGAATGCGACGTCCGGGAGGTAATCGAGAATATTTGCATACGGTTTGTAATCATGGCCCGGCAAAAACATATCGCCCTGACTTTCGACCTCCCGGCAGAAAGGCAGCATGCCGCAGTAGACAGAGAGGCGCTTACGAAAATCGTCAGCAATCTGCTTTCCAATGCCTTGAAATACGCGCAGACATATGCACGGCTGGAGATGGTCATAGCCGGGGATCAGGAAAATTTCCGAATCACGGTAACCAACGACGGGACAGTCGTGCCGGAGCAGATGCGGGAGCAGATATTTTTGCCGTTCATGCAGTACCGGGACGGCAAGCATCTGATAGCGGGGACCGGGATCGGCCTGACACTCGCACGTACGCTGGCGACACAGCACGGCGGGACGTTACGTATGGATGACGACTTGTCCGTAAACCGTTTTGTCCTTACGATCCCCATCGAACACATCACGCCCGATATGCAGTCCGAGATTCCCGAGTCCCCGGCCACTGCAGACAGCGCAGAAGAGGGGGAGTTGCAGCAGAATGGTGCTGCAGCAAAGCCTTCGGTCCTGATTGTCGAGGACGACCCGGAAATGCGGACTTTCATTGCACGGCATTTATCCGCCACTTACGAGACTGTTGCCGCAGATAACGGCTGTCAGGCATTGGAAAAACTCGCAAAAAAATCGTTCGACCTGATTCTGAGCGATGTGATGATGCCCGAAATGGACGGATTCGAATTATGCCGCCGTATCAAATCCGACTTGCAGTTCAGCCATATTCCCGTGCTGCTGTTGACCGCCAAAACGGACATGGCGTCGAAAGTCGAAGGACTGGGTACCGGAGCGGACGCCTACATCGAAAAGCCCTTCTCGCTGGAGTATCTGCGAGCCAGTATCTCTACGCTGCTTTCCAACCGGGAGCTGGTACGCCGCCACTTCCTCGAATCGCCGCTGGTCAAATCCGAAACGTTGACTTATTCGAAAACCGACGAGGATTTCATGCGCAAGTTGGATGAATACATCATGCACCGTATGGAACAGGCGGATCTGTCGGTCGATGACATAGCTGACGAAATGTGCATGAGCAGTTCGAACCTGTTTCGGAAACTCAAGGGCATCATCGGGAAGAATCCCAATGAATACCTGCGTATCAAACGGCTGAAAAGGGCTGCGGAGCTGCTTCAGCAGGACAAGTACAGCATTACGGATATCAGCCTGCTGGTGGGTTTCCGCTCTCCGACCTATTTTTCCTCGTGCTTCAAGAAACAATTCGGAATCACCCCTACGGAATTTCTTGAGGGAGGGGGTGGCGCTACAATCCGATGA
- a CDS encoding glycoside hydrolase family 2 TIM barrel-domain containing protein, whose product MPKLLFSLLGIGFLSMASAQTFTEWQDAGINAVNRLPMRATKFAYESAATAAAGDKSASGRFLTLDGTWKFCWTRHADQRPADFFCMDYDDGPWSTMPVPGLWELNGYGDPLYVNIGYPWREQFVNNPPEVPVAENHVGSYRRWIDIPAEWSGQQIVAHFGSATSNLYLWVNGRFVGYSEDSKLECEFDITRFVKPGKNLFAMQVFRWSDGTYLEDQDFFRLSGLSRESYLYARDKRHVEDIRLTPALSENYTRGTLDVDLTFSTAAKGCTAEVRLTAPDGVPALNAVQRTKVTGPTARLSFDVGQVALWSAETPELYAVTVTLQDSAGDTIEVIPLHTGFREVKIEEGQLLVNGKPILLKGVNRHEMDPDGGYVVSLERMIEDIRILKENNFNAVRTCHYPDDPRWYDLCDRYGIYLVAEANIESHGMGFDEKTLAKDPAYAKAHLERNERNVKRNINHPSVIVWSLGNEAGDGANFDACYDWVKAYDPTRPVQYERAEGGRNTDIVCPMYWTYDQCNTYLEDHVYKGWKSGDTSFGERLTKPLIQCEYAHAMGNSMGGFGVYWQMIRKHPHYQGGFIWDFVDQSLRKTGRNGAMIYGYGGDWNPYDASDLNFCDNGLISPDRVPNPHMYEVRYWQQPLWTELAGDNRTLSVFNENFFRTADNCYLRWTVLCDGEAVRSGIVADLHVAPQQSTTVVLPFDIATLPADGELLLNVEYRLKDSEPLLEPDHRIAYEQFVLRESAPADLSVQERMVDRCNSFGTLTVRDNDRNYLIVESPVMRVDFRKADGLMSRYEVNGRALLDKGAVLEPNFWRAPTDNDFGAKLNEENRVWEHPGLRLLKLEHGLEKGVAIVTAQYDMEKTGAVLTLEYRLNNAGEITVRERLTAGEQTDVPDMMRFGMRMRMPAAYDRIDYYGRGPWENYADRKDAALLGRYRQTVGEQFYPYIRPQETGTKSDVRRWRQSDITGRGIEIIASEPFSASALNYSREALDEGLTKKQGHSQEIEPDRAVWLTIDKKQYGLGCIDSWGQLTQPEHRLPYKDYTFEFKITPCIR is encoded by the coding sequence ATGCCGAAACTACTTTTCTCCTTGCTGGGCATCGGATTCCTGTCGATGGCCTCAGCCCAGACCTTTACCGAATGGCAGGATGCCGGCATCAATGCCGTAAACCGCCTGCCGATGCGGGCAACCAAGTTCGCCTATGAATCCGCCGCAACGGCTGCTGCCGGAGATAAAAGCGCTTCCGGGCGCTTCCTCACGCTCGACGGCACATGGAAATTCTGCTGGACACGTCATGCCGACCAGCGTCCTGCGGACTTTTTTTGTATGGACTACGACGACGGACCCTGGAGCACGATGCCCGTACCGGGTCTGTGGGAGTTGAACGGCTACGGCGATCCGCTGTATGTCAATATCGGCTACCCGTGGCGTGAGCAGTTCGTGAACAATCCGCCCGAAGTGCCTGTCGCCGAGAATCACGTGGGTTCCTACCGCCGATGGATCGACATCCCGGCCGAGTGGTCGGGACAGCAAATCGTCGCTCACTTCGGATCGGCCACGTCGAATTTATACCTGTGGGTCAACGGACGGTTCGTCGGATACAGCGAAGATTCGAAACTGGAGTGCGAGTTCGATATTACGAGATTCGTGAAGCCCGGGAAAAACCTCTTTGCCATGCAGGTTTTCCGCTGGTCGGACGGCACCTACCTTGAAGATCAGGATTTCTTCCGGCTCTCGGGCCTGTCCCGCGAATCGTATCTTTACGCACGTGACAAACGGCATGTCGAGGATATAAGATTAACCCCCGCCCTTTCGGAAAACTACACCCGTGGCACACTCGACGTGGATCTGACTTTTTCTACGGCCGCCAAGGGGTGTACGGCCGAGGTAAGGCTGACGGCTCCGGACGGAGTGCCTGCACTTAACGCCGTGCAGAGGACGAAGGTCACGGGCCCGACGGCACGCTTGTCATTTGACGTCGGGCAAGTAGCGCTTTGGTCTGCCGAAACGCCGGAACTTTATGCTGTAACCGTGACCCTGCAGGATTCTGCCGGAGATACTATCGAGGTCATCCCGTTGCATACGGGTTTCCGCGAGGTGAAGATTGAGGAGGGGCAGTTGCTCGTCAACGGAAAACCCATCCTGCTCAAAGGAGTCAATCGTCACGAAATGGACCCCGACGGCGGATATGTTGTATCGTTGGAGCGCATGATCGAGGACATTCGCATTCTGAAAGAGAACAATTTCAACGCCGTGCGCACATGCCATTACCCGGACGATCCGCGCTGGTACGACCTCTGCGACCGCTACGGCATTTACCTCGTGGCCGAAGCGAACATCGAATCGCACGGCATGGGTTTCGACGAAAAGACGCTGGCCAAAGATCCGGCTTACGCCAAGGCACATCTGGAGCGCAACGAGCGCAATGTCAAACGCAATATCAATCATCCCTCCGTCATCGTGTGGTCTTTGGGCAATGAGGCGGGCGATGGCGCGAATTTCGACGCATGCTATGATTGGGTAAAGGCTTACGATCCCACGCGCCCTGTACAGTATGAACGTGCAGAGGGCGGCCGCAATACCGATATAGTCTGCCCGATGTACTGGACTTATGACCAATGTAACACTTATCTCGAAGATCATGTTTACAAAGGCTGGAAGTCCGGCGATACCTCGTTTGGGGAACGACTGACCAAGCCGTTGATACAATGCGAATACGCGCATGCAATGGGAAATTCGATGGGCGGTTTCGGCGTCTATTGGCAGATGATTCGTAAACACCCTCATTATCAAGGCGGATTCATCTGGGATTTCGTGGATCAGTCCCTGCGTAAAACGGGTAGAAACGGGGCTATGATCTACGGCTACGGCGGTGATTGGAATCCCTACGATGCTTCGGATTTGAATTTCTGCGACAATGGTCTGATCTCCCCCGACCGCGTACCCAATCCCCATATGTACGAGGTGCGCTACTGGCAGCAGCCGCTGTGGACGGAACTTGCTGGAGACAACCGCACGCTCTCGGTGTTCAATGAAAATTTCTTTCGCACCGCAGACAACTGCTACCTACGCTGGACAGTGTTGTGCGACGGGGAAGCGGTGCGCAGTGGCATCGTCGCAGACCTGCACGTCGCCCCGCAGCAGAGCACGACCGTCGTACTGCCGTTCGACATTGCGACACTGCCCGCCGACGGGGAACTGCTGCTCAATGTGGAATATCGCCTTAAGGATTCCGAACCGCTCCTCGAACCCGATCACCGCATCGCCTACGAACAATTTGTGCTGCGCGAAAGCGCCCCGGCAGACCTCTCCGTGCAGGAACGCATGGTCGACCGCTGCAACTCGTTCGGCACGCTTACGGTTCGTGACAATGACCGCAACTATCTCATCGTCGAGAGTCCCGTAATGCGTGTCGACTTTCGCAAGGCGGACGGGCTGATGTCCCGTTACGAAGTCAATGGCCGGGCTTTACTGGACAAAGGGGCCGTGTTGGAACCCAATTTCTGGCGCGCTCCGACCGACAATGACTTCGGGGCGAAGCTCAATGAGGAGAACCGCGTATGGGAACATCCGGGACTGCGACTCTTGAAGCTGGAACACGGACTCGAAAAAGGCGTAGCCATTGTCACGGCGCAATACGACATGGAGAAGACCGGAGCTGTACTGACACTCGAATACCGTCTGAACAACGCCGGAGAAATTACCGTCCGTGAGCGGCTGACCGCCGGTGAGCAAACGGATGTCCCCGACATGATGCGTTTCGGCATGCGTATGCGCATGCCTGCCGCATACGACCGTATCGACTATTATGGACGCGGGCCGTGGGAGAATTATGCCGACCGCAAGGACGCAGCCTTGCTGGGCCGTTACCGCCAGACCGTTGGCGAACAGTTTTATCCCTACATCCGTCCGCAGGAGACTGGCACGAAGAGCGACGTGCGCCGCTGGCGGCAGTCGGACATTACGGGGCGGGGTATCGAGATCATCGCTTCGGAGCCGTTTTCCGCTTCGGCGCTCAACTATTCGCGGGAAGCGTTGGACGAAGGTCTGACAAAAAAACAAGGGCACTCGCAGGAGATAGAACCTGACCGTGCGGTATGGCTCACGATAGACAAAAAACAGTATGGATTGGGCTGCATCGACTCTTGGGGACAACTCACGCAGCCCGAGCACCGGCTTCCGTACAAAGATTATACTTTCGAATTCAAAATCACTCCGTGCATACGATGA
- a CDS encoding glycoside hydrolase family 43 protein, with protein sequence MKRYSLLTLFLVVIQYSQGQSSGKSYTNPICAEDGKALHVADPFIYEHEGTYYLTGTADSNVGFDYYTSRDLVTWKFGGALFHRTPNYPGTSCFWAPEVREYKGRFYLTYSCWFDEFNRLMPCLAVSDRPEGPFTPLYSPWFDIDGQAIDSHIFVDDDPRQTPYLFYSRNGSRDGYAYGEIWVVRLQDDLSGFDGEPRLIGQADQPWELVCRDKNRCNEGPFVIKYEGTYYMTYSGNDTGQSHYGVGIATAPHPLGPWAKYDDNPQMITDFSRGISSPGHNSIITSPDGSELFIVYHRHADPWQPRPAFDRIVCIDRIHFDKAGRMHISQPSTTPQPMPR encoded by the coding sequence ATGAAACGATACTCTCTTTTAACACTCTTTCTTGTAGTCATCCAGTATAGTCAAGGTCAATCCTCCGGGAAAAGTTATACCAATCCGATATGTGCTGAAGATGGAAAGGCTTTGCACGTCGCCGATCCGTTCATCTATGAACATGAAGGCACATATTACCTCACGGGAACCGCCGACAGCAACGTGGGGTTCGATTACTACACCTCACGCGATCTGGTGACGTGGAAATTCGGAGGGGCGCTATTTCACCGGACGCCCAATTATCCCGGCACGAGTTGCTTCTGGGCTCCGGAAGTCCGGGAGTACAAAGGCCGGTTTTATCTCACATACAGTTGCTGGTTCGATGAATTCAACCGTCTGATGCCGTGTCTGGCCGTGAGCGATCGTCCTGAGGGACCATTCACCCCACTATACAGTCCATGGTTCGATATAGACGGTCAGGCCATAGACAGCCATATTTTCGTAGACGATGATCCCCGACAGACTCCCTATCTGTTTTACAGCCGCAATGGCAGCCGCGACGGATACGCTTACGGCGAGATATGGGTCGTACGGCTTCAGGACGATCTTTCCGGCTTCGACGGTGAACCACGCCTTATCGGACAGGCGGATCAGCCGTGGGAACTCGTCTGCCGCGACAAGAATCGTTGTAATGAAGGTCCTTTTGTCATCAAATATGAAGGAACCTATTACATGACCTATTCAGGCAACGATACGGGACAGTCTCATTACGGGGTAGGCATAGCGACTGCTCCGCATCCGCTCGGACCATGGGCCAAATACGATGACAATCCGCAGATGATCACTGATTTCAGCAGGGGAATCTCCTCTCCCGGACATAATTCGATCATCACCTCTCCCGATGGAAGCGAACTATTCATCGTCTACCACCGTCATGCAGACCCGTGGCAACCGCGTCCGGCTTTCGACCGCATAGTATGTATCGATCGTATACATTTCGATAAGGCCGGGCGAATGCATATCAGCCAGCCCAGTACGACACCGCAACCCATGCCGCGTTAA